A stretch of DNA from Juglans microcarpa x Juglans regia isolate MS1-56 chromosome 5D, Jm3101_v1.0, whole genome shotgun sequence:
GTCGTTAGAATGAGTGTTTGAAGTTGGAACTTTCAAAGCAGTCGTCAAGAATAGTAAAagtttaattacattttattctctctaattttcactcaatttataatatatctttaaaattactaattacatcaaagtggaccctcaaatttttaaaacttcacAATCTCCCATTTCGTCTACCAGTAGCGTTAAATTTAACGGAAATTcactgtaaaaatataattttcatttaatttaataatatcattgaccatataaaatataaaataatatatgctatcaattaataataaatcattaattatttaaccatatataaaattattttatatttaagttgcaagtaagtataaataatctatgtacataatgaaattatttgatattcattaactatatataagttaataaaaaaaattatttaatggtttatgatttattattaattgataacatatattattttatatggtcaataataataaattagataaaaattatatctttataaTGAATGTTATACACATAAGCAACACGTACAGTGAATTTCCGTTAGATTTAACGCTGCTGGTAGACAGAAGGGgagattgaaaaattttgaaagttcgaAGGTCCATTTTAATGCAATTAGTAGTTTTGGAAGTACAttatgaattgagtgaaagttcgagtAGATAACGTGTAATTAATTAACCCAATAGTAAACTAGCTGTCAGgatcttttaaaaatagaaagtaaAAATAGTTTTGTTTCGAGTTGTTATGCATGCGTCTACCCATAATAtatatctacaaaaacaaattataaacttttaacCTATCACTAATTATTTCAGTTTTTGAGCATGCATGCAGTTATGTCAAGCATTAATATTGCCTAACGAGTGGGGCTAGGTCGACCGTGGAGTCTACCGAAATTTTCTACTgatattaatgtaattataaaCTTGACtaattcttataaaatataagtctCAACACGATTTGAATTTTCCCTGAATCCTTACATATATTTGACATTTAAATAATATCTAAAACCTAAACTAATATCTAAACCCATACAAATTTTCCTGTTGCATACATATGATCATGTCAAGCTctcggtttgtattcgcaacccatctcaactcatctcactactattcattattattcatcaactttaacttataaatctcactactattcataactcatttcaactcatcttcgaatctaaATGACAAAAATTTGTcaagaaaatcatatatgatGCGTATCTGTTGGCTGTTGGCTGTTGATTAAGAAGGCCTATAATCTCGGACCTGTCCAACTAACTTGCATGGTTTATATATGTAGTggctattattattaattttctataaacTTTTATGGTCGTGCACTTTAGACTAAATGCTAACACATGTGCAGAGGGTGGGCATGGACCGCCTACTCCAATTATAGTACACATTCTAAACAGGTCGAGGTTGTCTTATCTCTCCAGCCTAGctatttcaaacaaaaacaaattaaagaccCAGTCCATGCAAGCTCACGTCTTCATCATCAAAGGGCACAAgtagtacgtacgtatatatggGTTTATCTGCCtgcataattatattaaattcaagactaattattatataaagagaagtctagatagataaataaatgtaatgatactcttacaaatattttattatatatctagcaattttttttttatttcttttactatttgaatttggattaaaaatctcataatatgatctttttgtataatttaaaaggaagtaaattcaatcaacaaacgtaatcatttaaattaattcaaaatatatgcaattttataaaatttgactcaaagagaaaaaaaaaggttaattaaatatatttttaatcaaattatataattacgttaattgattgaatttattttcttctagattatataagaatatcatgttctgatatttttaatttaaatttaaagaacaagaaagaaaataaaaaagaactaaataataaaataatagtaaaaaagatataagaatattattacgACATTATCCTAAATAGATATACGGTAGATGTTTGTGGTAATCCGATAGATGAGGAGAGAAATGGTCGGTAGAAGATAGAGTTGACCATAAAGTCTTTAAAACTGGGAGACACGAAAACTCATATTACTTGTCTATGTAATTGCCAAAGTGAACGACAACTGACCAATGAACGTAAGGTTGGTCAAAGtgacatgattttttaattatgttgtttaaaaaataacgtcacttttgttttattaaaaaatactataatatttacagttttaagttggataaattttatatattttttttaaaaaatagataaatatgatatttaaataaaaaaaattaactttttaaaaataaaacttactcttttcaaataaaatgcaaGAGACGTGCATACCTCATGACTCTATCTAggattactatttacaaaagcatgaaaaataaaatcaatatcgATCGGTCTAATTAtgtaaagaaaatagaaatattctAATTTCAAACCAATACATATGACACATATTTTATACTACTGATGTGAGAAGATTTGATctgtaataaaaatatttataaatttaaatcttacaaattaaattatgtaacatTAATTATATGGGTGGTGTATTTTCACACCAACATATGAATAGAAGTTGTATTAGAAATATAAGTGAAACCAACTAATTAatcaaagtaaatttaaaaaagcacTTCCTCTCGTGGATAGAACATTGAAGAAAACTTGTCCACACTCATCGCCCTAACGCACAAATCCGATAAGGGTCGGTTTGGGTTAAGTTACGGTTGGGATTGGGTGAAGGTTAATTagtttgattaaaaaaagaaaatagacagAGATAAATAGTTTATAATGGTGATTGCTTAGCTCAAGCAGAGTCGGTTTGAGTACTGCAGGGATTAGTGAATTCACACAGCGTTGACACATAATAAAATGCATGTCCCAACGCCAACGGGCTAGAACACAACAGGGTTTAGCTATTTCCTCCACCTTCTTAGTCAAAGTCTACACCGTCCAATTCTCAACTGAATGCCAATTGTCGAGCCTCAGCCGTTGATCTTATCAGtcgtttttgttattttgtcgGAATATTCCCTGTACATACAGTAGGACGAGGCTATATATGCATGGTAATTTCCgagttatttcttttttattttgccaTTCTTTTTGTTTGGACTTTCCTTTCTGTTTATCTTCGCTTTTAATACCTTTCAAttcacacccccccccccccccccccccccaccacacacacacacacacacacacacacatgtatatattattattattattattataatggaTCTTGATTTTTAGAATTGCTTAGGGTGATTTATAATGCAAACGTTAAGattatactttatattatatttatttagatgGATTAGAGCTTTTTGTCTCAACATTAACATTCTAGATAATTCttaactttttattaatttatgacaAATGTCTTGTCTAGAAATGGGTCTTAACAAATTAAAGTAGTTTGATATAGTACGTTAgagtgtaaaatattattttttattataaaataaacttaatatattatattaaataatgtcagtttgtaaacatatttatgtaaaatcCTTTTGAAAACAAGTTTTGGATTTCTTTGAATAGCGATGCACACAATAAATGTAACCATAGCATCAATGCGGGTATATATTGGATGAgaaatgctacatacaatcgtgaagtgcgtaagcgccgtacagtcgttttgaaaaaaagtgaggtctactattaaaaaaatttttttttcaagtggttctcatatttattaattttttttcaaattgattgcgtgacacttacacactcacgactacaactatcatttctcatagtACTCTTTCTCATATTGGATTGGAGGAAGGGAAAATGCTAGTTTACCCCCTCACTTTGACCGCTtgtgtatttaatttctttttaaaatttttttttgtttaatgattaagaaagcgATTTTTAGTGtcttggtgtattttttttttttatttttttaaaaatatttaaatatgttaaaaaaatatgtaaagaaaaatgagaaaaaaaataaaaatacacatttGGTCTAGCGGTCAAATTGAGCGGGCTACTCtaggcggcagagtagcccgactcttgGAGGAAGTCATGTACATTACATGGTGTTAAATGTTTGGATGGCATAGAACTCTAGTATGGAACTTCATGCCTTATCTTTAGTGAACATGATGGAAACTTTTATTCTTGACCTATTTAATCCCTCATAGTAATGTCGACTGTATTTGACCATCATCAGACCGGCCAGATTCGGTAGATGCAGTACTGCATATATCGATCCGGACCGCTACATCAAGATATAGTGCACAATCcattaagatataaaatgagttattaaataattacaagagAATCGTTATTGTATCAAGCAGACACCATTTTAAAGGGATTTTTCTGTCATTAACTAGCACCATTGGGAAATTAAAGCTTTTTACTTATTCTCCTGTGAGTATATTACTATTTACTAGCTTCAATCCATCAAAGcagaaataaaaagataaacttATATTACTCAAATAAGACGAATCAACGTTATTATGGCAGCATAATTGCTGACACAAATGAATCGTTGGGAAAGTGACTGCTTCAAATGCCACATTGTTTAGCAATTTTGCTCACTGTTTCATAAACATCCCTTgcattaatgatgaaaaatcatgatcgtTTACCGGTTGAGTTGGGAGTGACTGAAGGTACCAAAGATAGTGAGGGGAGGTCCACTTGCTCTCATGCTTGTTACACTGTATATTTAATTGAGCTGTTGGCGCCAACAAATAGTTTCTGCAACAGAGATCGTGAAGGTAATGTAAGGTATGCCTGGTGTTCTTAGACTGGTATAACAATCAAAGTTGATGTTTCCTTCCAATGAAGTTAAGTAAGACAAAGCTTTCACGTGCAACTCATAGTCATGACCAAAGACGTACGTTGTATTCTGCATTGTGTTTCTAACCCAAAAAAAACCAATGTATCTAAATCTAAACATGGATGTGGCTGTGTGTATGCACACGAGCGCGTGTGAATCTCTGAAATTTTTctaaagagttttgctatatacaaaTCAGTTTGTTAACACACCACATGTTGCGGTACCCATACAACTTTAAAAGAACTAAAACACCAATCATTTTTTAGCATAACTGATGTGGAAGACTTTTATATCAGTGTTGTGTTGTTTGTGTTATAGATGAggcttgtaaatagattttcaCATTTGCGTTGGGTGTTTCctaaaagggagaggaaaaaaacaaGGTAAATGATGTTGTACTCATCTGTCAAAAAAATTGATGCAAGGTTTATATGAACCAAACCTGCCCCAGGCATCTTCATTCCAGGAACTTGATGGCCTATGCTTCCCCAATTCTGATCAGGTATGAGAGTAACCTTGGAGCCAGGTTGATGTACAATGGCAGGTGATATTTGGGATCTGCCACTAGACTTTGCTGAAGCAGCCATGAGAAATGACTTTTGGGCTAGCATTGGCAGTTGTTGTTGATGGATAGAGAATGGTGGCACCATATTTGACTGCATGAAATCCAGATTTGAAGTTATTAGATGGATATAGACCTTCTTAAGGTGCACAAACAACCAAAGATATAAACATCCATGAAATCCAGACCGGAAGGTTTACTTGAAACTTAATCCTGAATCCACTTAATTCAAGAACTACACGAAAAGAAAACACCCATGCTCCAAAATAAGACTTGAATAAGTACGATTATCATTCTCAGCCAAGCAAGTTTCGTGCTGAAGACttctaattatttaaatcaTGTCTGCAGAAGCAATATGGATCCTTCCCAAAACTGTCTGTCAATATCTactatagttttaaataataaaatttaattgcaTTTCACATGGATACTCAAGTATCGAAATTAGCAGTGCAAAAGtttaatgacaaaaaaatacattatatgGGTGTCACATAAATTCATTATATGGACACACTTAAATATGAAACATTTCAACAAGATTGAAACCAATTTGGggaggagaaaataaaaatataacgtAACAGTTCTTTTCAGACAAAAATACAACAATTTGTTTTCCATTAGCATTTTATCTTCAAGTTAATAGCTCATCGAGGCATTCATCCATACTCCAAACCATATATACCATGGAGAAGAACAACAAAAATTCAAGTATAGGAGTTTAAAACGTCCCTCCAAACtcattttactttatgattGCTTTCACTGCGCCCAAAAGGGGTAAACCATTAGCGATAGTTGGTCCCTCAAAACTAAGGTCCTACGAGGGGATATGAATTATGGATATAACTCTCCTTAAAATTTTAGCGAAATTTCTTTTCACTTAAACAAGTTTCATTTTACAAATCAGCTTTCTGAATCCCACTAGTTTTCTACACTGATGGGCTTTACACTCCAGCTAAAATGAAATTTTCAGTACACATAACACATTGACACAATAATACCCAGAGAATAATGCAGAAAATAGCATATGGTCCACCGCCAAGAAGATGGtaataacaataacaacaaaTATGTATGAGCTAAAAAGTAAAGCAAAATAAGATCACTTTCCTCTTGATCCAATCTAATTTTCTCCATTCCAatggagaagaggaaaaaaccAATACATACCTGGTAGGATAGATCAACATCTACTGGAACACTGCCATTCGCTGTAATTATCTTGTTATATATTCTAGGTGGATGAGCATCTTTCCTCTCCTCGGATGAATGTTCAGTATTTTCTGTGTACCCATGCCAACAACTACTTCCAGGTCCTGGTCTGTAAATTGAACCATTTGTTGACGATGATTTTGCTTTTGCATCCCTAGGAACCCATATTTTCTCTTGATACCTAGGAAATATCAGGCATTCTTAAGCCTCACGCCATATTATACTaaagataattacaaaataatgaGACTGTGCCTCGCAAAACAATAACAGTTAAGAGCAACAATGTGGTCAAGTCATACTTTGCACGGATGAACTTTTCAATTCCAACTCTGTTATAATTAGGGGGCAACTCTGCTTCCCAATAGCTATTTGATTTCTCATTCCCCATAGCTGTTACcagtaaaaaacaaaatgacTTTCAGCACCCTGTATTTATTAAACTTGTGAGTTAATTGAAACCAACTAAAAATTATGCAAAGCGGAAAAATATGTGATGATTACATTGGATAAATGCAACCTGCCCTGGAAGCCATGTGTCCAAAGTTGTAGATCTAACCTGCATCAAAATCATACAGAATATGTACAGAAGTGTTACACAGACAAGTTCACCTATTACTGCAATGAGCTGTGTATTAAGGTTAAAgcttgtccttttttttttttttttttttctaagtattGAAGAAATAGAAGCAAGTAGCAAAATAATCGAAGGAAAATCATTTACAACCTTTGATATATGCACTCCAAGGGATCTGTGGATCCCTGAACATTGCATGCATATGAAAATTCCAAGATTCACACTCGCCCATCGTGGTACCCTGCATTACAAGAAGGGTTTTATTACAAATTTGAGCCACTCAAGTTCCACAAGTAACTCTGCAGCAATtccattttaattaattatttatttcttcttcttcctctctctcgttctctctccctacctctctctcccccctcctCTCTCTAATAACTATCTAGTGTTGTGTCACTCATGAAACAACCGTCCAAATTATTCCTGTATACCTACCTTCTTTTGCAGTCAGCACATTCTCTATTTTCTGGTAATTTAAGAAGACCCTCCAATATCTGTCAATCAGGACATGAAGTTCAATAAAGTTCATTACAGATCAACAAGGTAGACCAAAACTAGAGCATTGATCATCGAAACATACTTGTTCAAATACACATTCAATACATGGATAGGAAGATAAAACATTGAATGCAAGGGCATCACATAAGGAGCTGAACAATGTGAGTTGGCCAGATGATTGGAAAGTTTCACATCCATTTACCCCCACCAAGAGAGGAAATTGAAGACTTTAATGAAACTACATGATAGCCAGTCATAGAGTTCCCCGAAAAGGACTGTCGTCTGTTTATGTTAATGAAAAGCCTTATGATGTAATTTGCGcatctttattttatgttagttAAAAGTGGGGTATATTTCTACCATTTTTCTCAAATGCTTTGTGCATGTGTCTAACCGTATTGCTTGCAAAGCATTCCTTTACCATCAAGTTAGCAGTCTGAAATCTAGAACCTATTTGTATGTGGCCCTTGTCaccaaatcttgaaaatttatgaaagtgaAACTCCACATTTCTCTGCAGACTGCAAAAAGCAGTATGGAtcctcaataaataaatatgtattaatGCCAACAGGCTCCAAGCAAGGCTCTCCAGGAATGAAACTGCTATTAAAAGCAGGACAGTGGAAGACTGAGGCAGAGGTCGACTGTAAAGTCATTCATAACATACATAAAAGTTGAAATCGGCATGGCGCAGGCCAACTTTAAGAGTATATTCACAGCTCACCATGACAATCAGATACCAGCCATATTAACCACATCCACAGGTACCCTTCATGCCAAGGCAATTACATATGGGTTGTTAATAAACGCAGCagaactttttcatttttcacttcTCAGTTTGGTACTTGATATTTGCCGTTTACTACTATGTTATGCGCCAACAGCTATTTTTCCATTCAGATCAAAGCTTTCAGAGAACTCAACATGAACTATACAGTGCGTTTAATCTTAAAACCCATCAAGTGATTTTCTTCTGAAATAACTCGCTCTCTCTCACATACACACAAAGACAGAATGGGGGCatagattaattgaaaattaaagatgACCTGCCAAAATTCTGGTTGCATGTGGGGTGCAACCTGAACAGTTACTCAACAAATAGCTCAGTTCGGCTTGGTTAAACTTAACTTGTAATAAATGAGGCCGTTCAGGAACACAAATATAAGcgattattaaattataaaagtcATTTTGACTTAATTAATGTATGTGCATAAATATCGACTCAACTTTAAACTCACTCATATGTATTATCATACacaaaaaaagtttatatatcAATGAAAGAATAACTCTATTCTAAGTCTTCTACACTACCCACCATCCATAtcggcataatttgatttaaaaaatcaattttaaatagaaatactATTTATCATCCCCATATTACATACCaatttgtcatttttcattATTGTCTATCTAtataaacacacatatttacacaaaaaaatatatgtttaaatagaataaccaaaatgacaaatcacatgttggtgtgtggtgtagtggatgataagtagaattctTCAATTTTGAAATTCGAATCTTACAGATTAAATTATGCCATGTGGATGATCTATGGTGTAGAGGCCTTAGAATAGCATTTATCTGAAAATATGGCATATAAAAATGGTATTAACCgtatataatgtattattttttaagtttttatatgCGTGTAAATTATAAATGCTAATACTTAAATGCTTAGTTGTAGGATTAGTTATTAATATAAGTTAGAAGCCAACCCCATATGCTTATCAAACACCCATACTTCTTCaaccaaagggaaaaaaaagaagaagaaaagaacatgttattaagtttGAAGGAAAATCCGCATGTACTTCTACTACTCCAAGCAATGAAAAACTAGAGCATAAATTAAACCAAAGGTGGATtcgacaaaaataatttaacttttcaacCAATGAACCAAATGATCAAATCCAAAAGCAGTAAGCTTGCTTTAATCAATCAGGATACAaaaatacagagagagagagagagagagagacctttaTGTGCTTGGCATTAAGTTCTTCAGAAACGTTAGCTTTCTCGTTCATGGCGAGAAACTTTCTATGCGCAAggccttcttcttcctctccctatCAAGAGGATAGGAGAGACCGTTGGGAGAATGTTTAAGAAGAGGGAAACGAGAACTGCCAATACCTTTCCTTGCGGGACTATGCCTTTTATTATGTTGTGTCTAGAAAGTGGCGGCCAGGTGACACTgttatctacatatatatacgtACCCACGCGTATGGGAAATGATAGGTggcattaaaaattaattattattattttgcatttactctttaaaaaaatatttctctaactGATATTACTttcaaaaaatcttgaaaattaaaaaaaatatatatatatatataaatggctGTCGTTTGTCATTCTTAGTGGCAGAACCATACACGTATATATGCCCAAAGacttaattttcattaaaatattaaataattttttttttttttgaaaaaagctCTAGATAAAAATTAAGGGTGGCAACTGGCAAGAGGGTGGCTACGGTGAGCCGGTCACCCCCGATTACCATGCGCAGGTTGAGTAGATCCATCTGGCGCTAGCTGGGTGGTCAAATCCTCCAATATTATACCATTCACAGGGTGGACATTACATTGTCATTCTTTATTTTCGATTTTAGCCgttttaaatagattttgtGATGTATATTTGCCCATAGGAACACATGGATCTCATCAAAATAAGTATGTGTTTGAATGACACATCATGATCATTTTACAACAATCGTTAGGAAATTCATGGCTTTTGTTAATTAAACAATCTGTCACACCcatgcactcttttgatctatTAGACTGATTCAATCAaccataataaatataatttgttaaatatatatgcatatatacatacatataaagtGTTGCTACTACTAAGCCCAATGAGTCTGCCCGCTCAAAGTTACCATTAATgtaattgcattttttattttccaaacattTCTTAAACAtctttcaacattttttaaaaaaagaagataacaCATCACTTCACTAACAGTAATAAcgttaaccattaagaaaaaaataaaaaaaattgaaataaaatacttgAACGGTAACTTTGAAGGGGCAAACTCATGAggtcaaatatcatttttcatatatcgCATCACGTAGCTATATAAAGTTGCATGTTACAGCTTTCAGACTCCATAATTATGCCTCTATATATGCTGTCTGCATTTTTGGTGTGCATTAGCTTGACTTATCTTTGGATTTATTAGTCCAAAAGTTATCCaccaaataaaggaaaaaatagaataGAGGAAGGGAGAAAAAAGTATATATCCCACAAAAAAAGTATACTTTGCATACCCATGAATTATGAGAGATCTTATATTTTGCATCTTAAACTACAGAACCTAACATATTGCACTCATAAATtgcaaaaacattaaaaaaaaaaaaaaaagatggtacTTTGCACTTTATAAAAAGTTTGATAGTTACATTGTTTCATTTCACGTTACTTATATTTCATTCATCTCAATAATCAAAATTGAATTTGGGTGTAAAGTACAAACCCTTTACACTGCGTTATTTGAATGGAAGAATTTATGATTAGAATTGGATGTAGATTTGGATTTTGAGcgcttctactcatcatctatatatcacacaccacacaccatacatgatttttttttttttttattttctattttttgttttattcttgctaaactaaatgaatttttctatcatcatccatacactacatatttggtaaggaaaaacataaaaaaaaaaaaaaaaaaaatcatgtatagtGTGTGGTATGTACTGGTGTGTAGGGATGATGAtcaatagaatttttcttgggTTTGAAATCAACCATAATTCCATatctgaaattttgaaaagtctaAGATCCTATTTGATTAGATGCACACCCAAATCTAGTTTAGTATATGATCTTATTGGGGATTTGGATTTTGAAGACCCAAATtcaactacatatatatatatatatatatatatatttatatataaacgtACCATTAGTGATTTCAGGGTGCAAACTGCAGATATCATTGAAGAGAATGACCTAAGAAGTAGGGCGGCATGCAAATAGCTGGTAGCTCAGAAAATGGCTGGGTAAGATTCCAATGAAGGTAAGCAATATAAGAGATGAAAttaaaggttttaaaattttgttttgctcATTAACTTCAATTAACACTTGTATTGTTGCAAAAGTGATCGAATATTGAAATCGCTTCACTCTTCAACATGGTTGCTGATGATTTGTTTATGTTGTTCAACATGATTATTATGTTTTCCTCTTCGATCGATGTgcttaaaataattatagatttATAGATCATAGTTCGAGGTCAAAACAAGAGGTTGAAGTGCATACTTTATTGTATTGATtgatttcttttgattttgcattaagttacatttgataaaaagtatatGGCTGAGAGTTACAAATGAACTATCACAGATGttacaaaagaaaagatcaagATATTCTCAATACTTTGATATTAGGAGAGATGAAGGATGAAAATCTTTGTTGATTGAAGTTTCCTCATTTTGCGATAAACGTTAAATTGAAATCCAAAACATTTATGACATTTTTGCGGCATGAGAACAATCACGACCTAAAGCTTTGGGTAACACACCAGATaatttcctagctagctagggtttcTTTTGCTCTCTTCGAATGGAGCTCCtccaaaaatgagaaaatgagagatagagaaaaagtagaaaaatgaTAGGTTTACAATTGTCATTTAGAACACCCTAACCAAAGGACATTGACCAGCCTATATGTTGTTAGGATTCCAACAGAAACAATAAGACAAAAAACAGCAGGGCCAATAAGGCCAAAATACAGAATTAAAGGAAATAAAGCAAAACAAGCAATGACTATCAAGAGCCAGTTCAAACCAAAACTTCATATAACTGGCCCATTTGGAAATACACTTTTGGCTCATAAAACATATGAAAATAACTAAATTAACAAAGTCTTAATAATCTCCCGAGCCCAGTAGCTTGATCCGACCCATGCATCATCCTCACTTTAGTTTGAATAGTCTTTACTCTTCACCAAGTACGCGGCAGAACTCTTGTCCCTCAGCATCTCGATTCTTCCTTCCCCTTCGCTTCATCATCTCCTGCAAACCCTAGGTGCCAATAGCTTGTTACATCTCCTTCCCCTTCAAAAGACCTTGCCTGCAAGGTGGGGGAAATCCTCCTTAAGCTTAGAATACACCTTCCAAGTGGCCTCATTTGCTCCCTGTTCGTGCCATTGCACCAAGATTTTGGCCCTAGCTCTATTACCCGATTTCACCATGCAGTGTGCCAAGATCTTTTTAGGCTCAAGTCTCAGAGCCCCTTCTTCATCTAAGAGTGGCAAATCGGGGATTATGGTGGTGGAAGCtcccaattttcttttttagcagTAACACGTGAAAAGTTGGGTAGATCCGTGTAGAAGGTGGAAGATCCAAATGGGAGGCAACTTTCCCTATCCTTTATAACATCTGAAATGACCCAAATAATTTCGGTGCCAATTCACTACTGCGATGAAGACCCACCGTGGATTGTCTATACGGTTGAAGCCTGAGGTACATCCATTCCCCATAAAAAAATtccctttcctttcttcttaaatcaacaaatttttttcattcgtTCTTGGGCTTTTTTCAGGTTCTGTTGGAGCAGTCTAGCTAGTTTGTCTCGATTTTGGAGGTCATCTTCAATTGCAACTACTCTAGCCATGCTAGATACATACTCTAACCAGTGGGGAGGGGGGGTAGCTGTATAGGGCTTCGAATGGTGACAGTTTGGTTGATGAATGTAGAGTGGAATTATACCACCATTTTGCAAGGGGTATCCAAGATACCCTGTCCTTTGATCTATCCCTAGAAAAGCACCTTAGGAAATTTTTGAGGGTCTTGTTTATAGCCTCTG
This window harbors:
- the LOC121265593 gene encoding ADP-ribosylation factor GTPase-activating protein AGD5-like — encoded protein: MNEKANVSEELNAKHIKILEGLLKLPENRECADCKRRVPRWASVNLGIFICMQCSGIHRSLGVHISKVRSTTLDTWLPGQVAFIQSMGNEKSNSYWEAELPPNYNRVGIEKFIRAKYQEKIWVPRDAKAKSSSTNGSIYRPGPGSSCWHGYTENTEHSSEERKDAHPPRIYNKIITANGSVPVDVDLSYQSNMVPPFSIHQQQLPMLAQKSFLMAASAKSSGRSQISPAIVHQPGSKVTLIPDQNWGSIGHQVPGMKMPGAETICWRQQLN